One window of the Cryptomeria japonica chromosome 7, Sugi_1.0, whole genome shotgun sequence genome contains the following:
- the LOC131035427 gene encoding SKP1-like protein 14, whose product MAANTVTFRVLRDEEVYEDFEVEKAVAMESEVVKNFIEKDTGMEPLRFPIPCRNIKSGKVLEMVLDYCKFHAHARSFTIPDDDVKTWDNEFAEKALSADKNQVTFCHILLAANFLEIEDLFCLLLKAGADLLKDKSVEELRQIFKIENDFSEQEEEAIVQETKWTYA is encoded by the coding sequence ATGGCGGCGAATACAGTGACATTCAGGGTGTTGAGAGATGAGGAAGTGTATGAAGATTTCGAAGTGGAAAAAGCGGTTGCAATGGAATCAGAGGTCGTAAAGAATTTTATAGAGAAAGACACAGGAATGGAGCCTCTAAGGTTTCCTATTCCTTGTCGTAACATCAAAAGCGGCAAAGTACTGGAGATGGTATTAGACTACTGTAAATTCCAtgctcatgcaagatccttcactatACCAGATGACGATGTGAAGACATGGGATAATGAATTCGCTGAAAAAGCTCTTTCTGCGGATAAAAATCAGGTGACCTTCTGCCACATTCTTTTGGCTGCTAATTTTCTTGAAATCGAAGATCTTTTTTGTTTGTTATTGAAGGCAGGGGCAGATTTATTGAAAGACAAAAGTGTGGAAGAATTGCGCCAGATATTTAAGATAGAGAATGATTTCAGTGAACAGGAAGAGGAGGCAATCGTGCAAGAGACGAAGTGGACCTACGCATAA